One genomic region from Pyxicephalus adspersus chromosome 1, UCB_Pads_2.0, whole genome shotgun sequence encodes:
- the TBL2 gene encoding transducin beta-like protein 2 codes for MEVAALVAVSVLLGGIILLLAVWSKKGKHVSEPEPSEHKANGQAVPEKEPSKKQKQQRPRKEKAQQHTFTHPLLASALKAHSGNITCLDFSSNGKYLASCSDDRTVRIWSTKDFLEREHRCTRANVDLDHATHIRFSPDCRAFIAWIANGDTIRLFKMTKKEDAFIFPATHDFPKRHKASIINIGMAETGKFIMTASDDTSILIWDLKGEVLAAINTNQVANAYATVSPCGRFVASCGFTPDVKVWEVCFGKSGEFREVCRAFELKGHSAGVCGFAFSNDSSRMATVSKDGTWKLWNTDVEYKKQQDPYLLFTGQWCGREPCRIALSPDGRVVAIASVFDITVYNAQTGKIEEEFHSVHGEIISDLAFDTTNKFIVSTGDRAIRVFHNTAGYRAAIADMKEMLKKATNKGTKDRLQQQIKDAQSALDAVCQKGK; via the exons ATGGAGGTGGCGGCCCTGGTGGCTGTGTCTGTGCTGCTCGGAGGGATTATTCTGCTGCTGGCAGTGTGGAGCAAGAAGGGGAAACATGTCAGCGAACCGGAGCCGAGCG AGCACAAAGCAAATGGCCAAGCTGTTCCAGAGAAGGAGCCATCCAAGAAGCAGAAACAACAAAGACCACGTAAAGAAAAGGCTCAGCAGCATACATTCACCCACCCTCTCCTTGCATCTGCACTTAag GCTCACAGTGGGAATATAACTTGTTTGGATTTTAGCAGCAATGGTAAATATTTGGCTTCATGCTCTGATGACAGGACTGTCAGGATATGGAGCACCAAGGACTTTCTTGAGAGAGAACACCGCTGCACGAGAGCCAATGTGGATCTAGACCATGCCACCCACATCCGCTTTAGTCCTGACTGCAG agctttTATAGCTTGGATAGCTAATGGAGATACAATCAgactttttaaaatgaccaagaaAGAGGATGCTTTCATCTTTCCTGCAACTCATGACTTCCCAAAGAGACACAAAGCTTCTATCATTAATATTGGAATGGCTGAAACAG GGAAATTTATTATGACTGCATCAGATGACACCAGCATATTGATTTGGGATCTGAAGGGAGAGGTGCTTGCTGCCATCAATACCAATCAGGTTGCAAATGCATATGCCACAGTTTCACCTTGTGGGAG gtttgttGCAAGCTGTGGATTTACTCCAGATGTGAAAGTTTGGGAAGTTTGCTTTGGTAAGTCGGGAGAATTCCGAGAAGTGTGTCGGGCGTTCGAGTTAAAGGGCCACTCTGCTGGTGTATGTGGATTTGCTTTCTCCAATGATTCTAGTAG GATGGCAACCGTGTCTAAAGATGGGACATGGAAGCTCTGGAATACTGATGTGGAGTACAAGAAGCAGCAAGACCCCTATCTGCTGTTCACAGGACAGTGGTGTGGAAGAGAGCCATGCCGCATTGCATTGTCTCCTGATGGCCGTGTTGTTGCTATTGCCAGTGTCTTTGATATCACTGTGTACAATGCACAGACAGGGAAGATAGAGGAAGAATTCCATTCGGTACATGGAGAAATTATCTCAGACCTTGCTTTTGACACTACAAATAAGTTCATAGTGTCCACTGGAGATCGAGCTATCCGTGTATTTCATAATACTGCCGGATACAGAGCTGCTATCGCAGACATGAAAGAGATGCTAAAGAAAGCTACCAACAAGGGAACAAAGGACAGGCTTCAACAACAAATTAAAGATGCCCAGAGTGCATTAGATGCTGTGTGCCAGAAGGGAAAGTGA